In Halobacillus amylolyticus, the following proteins share a genomic window:
- a CDS encoding acyl-CoA dehydrogenase family protein: MYSVEHSVKGGDFLITDIALETVFTPEDRSEEHKMIADTARQFISREIHPYRKELEAGNFPLVAEKMRKAGELGLLSHSIPEAYGGLGLDKISKGIVGESLGNASGYSVAHSNHTCIATLPITYFGTEEQKQRYLPKLASGEYIGAYCLTEPEAGSDALSAKTTAKLNEAGTHYILNGTKIYITNASFADTFIVYAKVDGEHFSAFIVERNFKGLSIGSEEDKMGIKGSSTCSVVLEDCEVPAGNLLGEVGKGHLIALNVLNLGRFNLGFATTGAAKFCFQLALEHTSERKQFGRTIADFNASKEKFAHMAAKLYATESLLYRTAGHIESALAEHSDSSDHKAIAKAMNEHALESAIFKITGSETLDEIADESLQLHGGAGFIKEYPIEQAYRDARINRIFEGTNEINRLLIPGTFFKKAAKAEFDAGTLMEKAEHSLKNGEFMNVEGPLGKLQEAVALFKDLYLVCAGAAYRVYGNAIQSEQETLMKLADLAIAIYASESAVLRTIKAIQVSDKEIDLKTQLAYTVVEEATGDVHQASTSLLSNLLTGEERRKALMNVAGLLSSYRWEDTIERNRAIADVMIEKKHYIS, translated from the coding sequence ATGTATTCTGTTGAACACAGTGTCAAAGGTGGAGACTTTTTAATTACGGATATAGCACTGGAAACGGTGTTTACACCTGAAGATCGAAGTGAAGAGCATAAGATGATTGCTGACACGGCTCGACAATTTATTTCCCGGGAAATACACCCGTATAGAAAGGAGCTGGAAGCAGGGAATTTTCCATTAGTAGCTGAAAAAATGAGGAAGGCTGGCGAGTTGGGGCTGTTAAGTCATAGCATTCCTGAAGCCTATGGCGGCCTTGGTCTTGATAAAATCAGTAAAGGAATTGTCGGTGAATCCCTAGGAAACGCAAGTGGCTACAGTGTCGCACATTCAAATCATACCTGTATTGCGACATTGCCGATAACGTATTTTGGCACCGAAGAACAAAAACAAAGATACCTTCCAAAGCTTGCGAGTGGTGAATATATTGGAGCCTATTGCCTAACTGAACCAGAAGCGGGATCTGATGCCTTGTCAGCCAAAACGACGGCCAAGTTAAACGAAGCAGGCACTCATTATATTTTAAATGGTACGAAAATTTACATTACCAATGCCTCTTTTGCAGATACATTCATTGTTTATGCAAAAGTGGACGGGGAACATTTTAGTGCCTTTATTGTGGAACGTAACTTTAAAGGACTGTCGATTGGATCAGAAGAAGACAAAATGGGTATCAAAGGGTCATCTACATGTTCCGTTGTTTTAGAAGACTGCGAAGTTCCTGCTGGCAATCTGCTTGGTGAAGTTGGAAAAGGACATCTAATCGCCCTAAACGTGCTTAATCTTGGCCGCTTCAATCTTGGATTTGCTACAACAGGGGCAGCAAAATTTTGTTTTCAATTAGCACTAGAACACACGAGTGAACGAAAACAATTTGGCCGCACAATTGCCGACTTCAATGCAAGCAAAGAAAAATTCGCCCATATGGCCGCAAAACTGTATGCAACCGAATCCTTACTTTATCGTACAGCAGGCCATATCGAATCAGCACTAGCAGAACATAGTGATTCCTCCGATCACAAAGCGATTGCTAAGGCCATGAACGAGCATGCCCTGGAGTCTGCCATTTTTAAGATCACTGGATCCGAAACACTAGACGAAATCGCAGACGAGTCGTTACAACTCCACGGCGGCGCTGGCTTTATTAAAGAATATCCGATTGAGCAAGCGTATCGCGACGCGCGCATCAACCGTATCTTTGAAGGTACGAACGAAATCAATCGACTGTTGATCCCTGGAACCTTTTTCAAAAAAGCCGCAAAAGCCGAGTTTGATGCAGGAACGTTAATGGAGAAAGCTGAACATTCGCTGAAGAATGGTGAATTCATGAATGTTGAAGGGCCTCTAGGAAAATTGCAAGAAGCCGTAGCTCTGTTCAAAGATCTGTACCTCGTTTGTGCTGGCGCTGCTTATCGAGTGTATGGAAACGCAATCCAATCAGAGCAAGAAACGCTGATGAAGCTGGCCGACCTTGCGATTGCGATCTATGCAAGCGAATCAGCCGTGCTCCGCACTATTAAAGCTATTCAGGTATCTGATAAAGAAATAGATTTGAAAACTCAGCTCGCGTATACGGTTGTCGAAGAGGCGACAGGGGATGTTCATCAGGCATCAACCTCTCTCCTTTCTAACCTCCTTACGGGGGAAGAGCGAAGAAAGGCACTGATGAATGTAGCGGGTTTGCTAAGCAGCTATCGATGGGAAGACACGATTGAGCGAAATCGTGCCATTGCTGATGTTATGATTGAGAAAAAGCATTATATATCTTAA
- a CDS encoding 2-phosphosulfolactate phosphatase produces the protein MSDIQVIFKKEDIQPDLMKGKVAVVFDVLFATSTITAALADGAASVIAVYDQAQAREKAKSLHEPYVLAGEDKGRTIDGFEHPLRSFLQPIVAGKHLVLSTTNGTVALNRSSQADALYASSLLNNQAMAQHLANEHKDDTIVLVCSGTSGHYTMEDFYGAGSLVSFLVEEGDFELSDAARTALLFYQGCAAPFETLRTTRIGQTLVDLGMDEKEIQFIAQEGLLSTIAKYDPESGQIKGVQ, from the coding sequence ATGAGCGATATTCAAGTTATTTTTAAAAAGGAAGACATTCAACCAGACCTGATGAAAGGCAAAGTAGCCGTTGTCTTTGATGTCCTGTTTGCGACATCTACGATCACAGCTGCCCTTGCTGATGGAGCTGCTTCGGTCATTGCTGTATATGATCAAGCGCAGGCTCGTGAAAAAGCGAAATCGTTACATGAGCCTTATGTGTTGGCAGGTGAAGACAAGGGAAGGACGATCGACGGCTTCGAGCATCCCTTGCGCAGCTTTTTACAGCCTATTGTAGCAGGAAAACATCTCGTTTTATCGACTACAAATGGCACGGTCGCCCTCAATCGTTCAAGTCAGGCTGATGCATTATACGCCTCTTCTCTATTAAACAATCAGGCAATGGCACAACACTTAGCAAACGAGCATAAAGACGATACGATCGTTCTCGTTTGTTCAGGTACGAGTGGACATTATACAATGGAGGATTTCTATGGGGCAGGTAGTTTGGTTTCTTTTCTAGTAGAAGAAGGAGATTTTGAGCTATCAGATGCGGCGAGAACCGCGTTACTATTCTATCAGGGATGTGCAGCTCCGTTTGAAACACTCCGCACCACTAGAATTGGGCAGACCCTTGTTGATTTAGGCATGGATGAAAAAGAAATTCAATTTATAGCACAGGAAGGCTTGTTATCTACGATAGCAAAATATGACCCGGAAAGCGGACAAATTAAGGGGGTACAGTGA
- a CDS encoding phosphotransferase family protein, which yields MVQTKDTREVRKGEELDVGKIEPFLRNEVANLPDEELEVRQFGAGHSNLTYELTIGDWEAVLRRPPMGPVAPKAHDMEREYQVLKAIHPVFPLAPKPYVFEKGDLLGRPFFVMERRHGLTFDTKFPDGIEQTAELGRTLSDTMVDRLVELHAIDYTTTDLKNMVKPEGFMERQIHGWIKRYEKARTDDVVSGERLKKWLVDHIPVSDQASIIHYDYKLNNAMFDEQANMVGLFDWEMTTVGDPLADLGAAMSYWIEKDDPELLKTGLGKKPLTVYEGFYTRDEFIEAYAARSGRDLTNINVYVTFAYFKLAGIIQQIYYRYKNGQTNDPRFASMNVFVNNLIKHAEETAGL from the coding sequence ATCGTACAAACGAAAGATACGCGTGAAGTTCGTAAAGGGGAAGAGTTAGATGTAGGCAAAATCGAACCTTTTTTACGTAATGAGGTTGCTAATTTACCAGACGAAGAACTCGAAGTAAGACAATTTGGGGCAGGGCATTCAAATTTAACCTATGAGCTCACCATCGGAGACTGGGAAGCCGTATTACGGCGTCCGCCAATGGGGCCCGTTGCACCAAAAGCCCATGATATGGAACGTGAATATCAGGTTCTCAAAGCGATTCATCCAGTATTTCCGCTAGCTCCAAAGCCATATGTATTTGAAAAAGGCGACCTGCTTGGACGGCCCTTTTTTGTTATGGAACGGCGCCATGGACTGACTTTTGACACCAAATTTCCGGATGGGATAGAACAGACGGCTGAATTAGGTAGAACCCTTTCTGACACCATGGTTGATCGATTGGTTGAATTGCATGCTATCGATTATACAACCACCGACCTTAAAAATATGGTGAAGCCTGAAGGGTTTATGGAGCGGCAAATTCACGGATGGATTAAGCGTTATGAGAAAGCACGAACAGATGATGTTGTCAGTGGCGAACGATTGAAAAAATGGTTGGTGGACCATATTCCCGTCTCTGATCAAGCATCAATTATTCATTATGACTACAAATTAAACAATGCGATGTTTGATGAACAGGCAAATATGGTTGGGTTATTTGATTGGGAAATGACTACAGTGGGTGACCCGCTTGCCGACCTCGGAGCAGCGATGAGCTATTGGATTGAAAAGGATGACCCTGAACTTCTAAAAACAGGACTTGGTAAAAAACCGCTCACCGTTTATGAGGGATTTTATACGCGTGATGAATTTATTGAAGCATATGCGGCTAGAAGCGGCCGTGATCTTACAAATATCAATGTGTATGTGACCTTTGCCTACTTCAAACTAGCCGGAATCATTCAACAAATTTATTACCGCTACAAAAATGGACAAACAAATGACCCGCGGTTTGCCAGTATGAACGTGTTTGTCAATAATTTAATAAAACATGCAGAAGAAACGGCTGGGTTGTAA
- a CDS encoding acyl-CoA thioesterase translates to MHQIEIWVRFCETDLLGHVNNNNFFVYMEDARIRFFSDLGLVKEDWNFILASIKCDFLKQVYFNQTLVIKSGVTKVGNSSFHLEQEMYEKDSGELVAKGSSVIVQFDFAQQKSAPLTGDMRKQLETYQLAAN, encoded by the coding sequence ATGCATCAGATTGAAATATGGGTACGATTTTGTGAAACCGATTTACTAGGACATGTGAATAATAACAACTTTTTTGTCTATATGGAGGATGCGAGAATTCGTTTTTTTAGTGACTTAGGATTAGTAAAAGAGGATTGGAATTTTATTCTTGCCTCGATTAAGTGTGACTTTTTAAAACAGGTTTATTTTAACCAAACCCTTGTCATTAAGAGTGGTGTAACTAAGGTTGGCAATTCAAGCTTTCATTTGGAGCAGGAAATGTATGAAAAGGATTCAGGAGAGCTCGTAGCTAAAGGATCCAGTGTGATCGTCCAGTTTGATTTTGCTCAGCAAAAGAGTGCTCCCTTGACAGGTGATATGAGAAAGCAGCTGGAAACTTATCAGTTGGCAGCTAATTAG
- a CDS encoding 3-hydroxyacyl-CoA dehydrogenase family protein — translation MTVKHVTVIGAGSMGHQIAMLSALAGFQTSVQDMSQDSLDQAKKKLTEIMQRWVQKEKITARSRDEAFERIMFTTDLKEAASEADLVIEAVVEKLKVKREVFARVDEIAPKHAVLATNSSTIVSSLIADATSRPEKVCNMHFFFPPLVMDCVEVVKGDHTSEEAAVLAMDVCEQMNRTAVLLQKEISGFIANRILFAIQKEAMALYEGGYADFKDIDKITRKALSHPIGPFELMDLSGIDVGYYVMQQRYAETGDPEDKPSETLVKKVEAGEFGRKTGKGFYTYNNKVKSR, via the coding sequence ATGACGGTTAAACACGTAACGGTTATTGGGGCAGGTTCAATGGGGCATCAAATTGCGATGCTTAGTGCGTTAGCTGGATTTCAAACGAGTGTACAAGACATGAGTCAAGATTCACTTGATCAGGCGAAAAAGAAATTGACTGAAATTATGCAGAGATGGGTCCAAAAAGAGAAAATCACCGCTAGGTCGCGGGATGAGGCCTTTGAGCGCATCATGTTTACGACCGATTTGAAAGAAGCAGCAAGTGAAGCGGATCTTGTCATTGAAGCTGTTGTTGAAAAGTTAAAGGTGAAGCGTGAAGTGTTCGCGCGCGTCGATGAAATTGCGCCGAAACATGCGGTGCTTGCCACAAATTCATCAACAATAGTCAGCTCCTTAATCGCTGATGCTACGTCTCGGCCTGAGAAAGTCTGCAACATGCACTTCTTCTTCCCGCCGCTTGTAATGGATTGTGTGGAAGTCGTTAAAGGGGACCATACCTCTGAAGAAGCAGCTGTGCTGGCTATGGACGTATGTGAACAAATGAATCGTACAGCCGTTCTTTTACAAAAAGAAATTTCCGGTTTTATTGCGAATCGAATCCTATTTGCAATCCAGAAGGAAGCGATGGCTTTATATGAGGGAGGATATGCTGACTTCAAAGATATTGACAAAATTACCCGTAAGGCTTTAAGTCATCCGATTGGGCCATTTGAATTGATGGATCTATCAGGCATTGATGTTGGCTATTATGTGATGCAACAGCGCTATGCAGAAACAGGTGACCCTGAGGATAAACCGTCAGAAACACTTGTGAAAAAAGTGGAGGCAGGGGAGTTTGGCAGGAAGACGGGCAAAGGCTTTTATACGTACAACAACAAAGTGAAGAGCAGATAA